A region of the Sphingobium yanoikuyae genome:
CACCGGTCACCAGATCATTGCCCGTCAGGATCTTCACGAACGCATCTCCGAAATACTCTCCCCTTTTGCCGCCCAGTCCGCCAGCACATCGCGTGCCAGGGCATGGGCTGCCACGTCGCCGACCACGATCAGGGCCGGGCTTTTGACTTCTTCACGCGCCACCATGTCGCCCAGATCGGCGAGCAGGGTGCGCAGGCTGCGCATATCGGCGCGCGTGCCATTTTCCAGCACCGCGACCGGGATCGCCGGCGACACGCCGTCGGCCATCAGCTTGTCGGCGATGTCGGAGGCGGTCGCGACGCCCATATAGATGACGAGCGTGCGGCCTTTTCCCGCAAGGCCCGACCAGTCCTGTGTCGTGAGACCCTTGCACTGGCCGGCAACGAAGCTGACCGCGCTCGACGCCTCGCGATGGGTCAGCGGCAGTTGCGCCTGGGCGGCGGCGCCGATCGCGGCGCTGATGCCCGGCACGACCTCGACCGGTACGTCGGCGGCGCGGCAGGCATCCACTTCCTCGCCACCACGGCCGAAGATGAATGGGTCGCCACCCTTCAGACGGACGACCGGCTCGCCAGCCAGGGCGAAGCGGACCAGCAGGGCGTTGATCGCCTCCTGCGGCATGGAATGGCGGCTGCGCTGCTTGGCGACCGAGACCAGTTCCGTCTGCGGCCCGGCCAGCGCCAATATGTCGTCAGACACCAGCCCGTCATGCACGATCAGGCGCGCGTCGCGGATCAGGCGCACGGCCTTGATGGTCAGCAGTTCCGGGTCGCCCGGTCCCGCGCCCACCAGGTGGACGGTAGCAGGTGCAATGTCAGCCATGCTCGCCACATGGCGAAAGGGCGACGGAGTTTCAATTCAGAATGGATATGGAGGGGCTTAGGAAAAGTTTTGTCCAGTAGCCGGGTTGTCAATCGCCCATGGCGCTGACGTCTATGTCCTTGAGCCCGATGCCGATGGTGGCGCGGGGCTGTTCGATCTCGGCCGATGCGACCGGATAGGCGCAATAATCGGCGGCATAATAGGCGCTGGGCCGGTGGTTGCCGGATACGCCGACGCCGCCGAACGGGGCGATGCCCGACGCGCCATTGGTGGGCCGGTTCCAGTTGATCACGCCGGCGCGGACATTGCCCCAGAATTGCGCATATTGTTCGGGACTGCCGCCGACGAGCGAGGCGGACAGGCCGTAGCGGCTGCTATTGGCTTCGGCGATGGCGGTTTCGAAATCGGGCACGCGCACGATCTGGAGCAGCGGGCCGAACAGTTCGACATCGGGCCGTTCCTTCATCGCCGTCACGTCGATGATTGCGGGCGTCAGGAAGGGCAGGCCCTTTTGCGGCCGGACCATATGCTTGATCGGCCGGCCGCCATGGCTCATCAGATAGAGGAAGCTTTCGGTCAGGCCATCGGCGGTCGGATTGTCGATGACCGGCCCCATATAGGGCTGCGGATCGGCATGGGGGTGATCGACGATCAGCCGGTCGGCAAGCTTCTTGACCTCCGCGATCAGGGCGTCGGCCATCGCGTCGCGCACGATCAGCCGGCTGGCGGCGGTGCAGCGCTGGCCGCTCGACAGGAAGGCGGACTGGATGACCAGCGCGGCGGCGGCGCCGATTTCCGGCGTGTCCCAGACGACCAGCGGATTGTTGCCACCCATTTCGAGCGCGAGGATCTTGCCCGGCTGGGTCGCGAACTGGCGGTTGATGGCGATGCCGGTCTGGGCCGATCCGGTGAACAATATGCCCGCGACATCGGCATGGGCGGCGAGTGCCTTGCCTTCCTCCGCGCCGCCGAGCAGCAACTGGACGGCATCGGTCGGGACGCCTGCCTCATGATAGAAGCGCACCAGCATCTCGCCGACCGCCGGGGTCTTTTCCGACGGCTTGAAGATGACGGCATTGCCCGCCAGCAGCGCGGGGATGATGTGGCCATTGGGCAGGTGGGCCGGAAAATTATAGGGGCCAAGCACCGCCATCACGCCATGGGGCTTGTGCCGCACCGACTGGCGGGCGCCCAGATTGGCTTCCAGCCGGCGCTGGCCGGTGCGTTCGGAATAGGCGGCGACCGATGTGTCGATCTTGGCCATGACCGCCGTCACCTCGGTCCGGGCGTCCCATAGCGGCTTTCCGGTTTCGCGGGCGATCAGGTCGGCCAGTTCCTCCTCATGGGCGCGCACAACATTGACGAAGCGGCGCAGCGTCTCGATGCGGAAGGCGACCGGCTGTGCGGCCCAGCGCGGCCAGCCGGAGCGGGCGCGGGCGACGATATCGTCCACGTCGCCGCTTTCGCCCTGCCATAGCAGGGCGCCGGTCGCGGGTTCATGGGACGTCAGCGCGGCGGACATGGTGCAGGATATGGCCGAAAATGGTTAACGAAGGAAGAGCGGGGCATGGAGGGTGCTCTTCTACGTTCGGCCAATAGGAAATGTTCCGCTTAACTTCCCATATTTCCCGCATATTTCGACATTTAAGAACCGAAGTTGGAAATTTTATGATGCTGGGTCGATCCGGTCAGGGCGGGCGCCCATGCCGGATCGATCCTGTATCATCCTGCCGTCGAATAGGACAGCGCAGCTGCCTGACGGCGGCGATCAGAAGCCGTAGCGGATCGACATTTCGGCGCTGCGCCGGGCTTCTTCGTTGCGGACTGCTGCAAGATCGCTCGGCGCCGTCCGATCGGTCAGCCGGTGGAGCAAGAACTGGCCGAAATTCCATTCGCCCAGATCCGACGCGGCGTTGATATGGCCGCTTTCGCCCGCGTCGGCGAACTGACTGCCCCAGAATTGGGCGAGCCGCCGGGCGCTGGCAAAGTCGATATAGGGATCGTTGCGGCTGGCGACGACGATCGAGGGGAAGGGGAGTAGCCCCTTGGGCGTGGGGCCGAAGCCGACGAGGCGGCGGTCGACCGCGCCGCTGTCCACTTCCGGCGGCGCCACCAGCAGGGTGCCGGCCACCTTGTCCCGCAACTGTCCGGTTTCGAACGCTGCCCACCAGGCGACCGCATGGCAGCCAAGGCTGTGCGCGGCCAGGATCACCGGCCCGTTTACCTGGGCGATGGCATGGCCCAGATTGGTGATCCAGGCATTGCGATGGGGCGCGTCCCAGCTGCCCAGTTCGACCCGATGGCAGTCGGGAAGCGACTGTTCCCAAAGGCTTTGCCAATGGCCAGGGCCGCTGTTCATCAGGCCGGGCACGGTCAGGATGGTGGGGGTCTGGTCATCCGACAGGGTGTGAATCGTCATCTGCACCTCCAAATCTATGGGGTGATTTTATCACTACTGATTTGATTGACAATAAAGCTTTCCTGATGCGTGGCGAAGCTGTGGTGGATTGCGTTGCGCGAAAAATGCCAAATATAAAAATATAACGCCGACTGTTGGTGTAATTTTCGTGCGATAAATATGATCTGCGCGAACTGGAGTCCGATTTTCCGGGCTTTCGGCAAATTGGCACGGCCCCTGCAATGCTCCTGGCACGACCCGATCGGGGTCGCGGAACGAGATTTCAGGGAAGGAATTTGCTCATGAAGACCATCGCCATCATCGCCGCTGCTGCCGCCATGACCGTTGCTGCCGCGCCGGCCTTCGCCCAGCCGGAAGGCAAGTTTGGCAACGCCAAGGTCAGCTATGAAGAAAAGACCGACCGCTACTGCTTCCGCGAAACGCGCGCCAATTCACGCATCCCGCTGGTCGATTGCCGCAGCAAGCAGGACTGGGCCGACGCGGGCCTGACCATCAGCCGCAAGCCGGCCGTCCAGTTGGCCCAGCGCTGAGCGCCGGCACCACCGATCCATCAAAATCAGGGAAGGAATTTGCTCATGAAGACCATCGCCATCATCGCCGCCGCTGCCGCCATGACCGTTGCCGCCACGCCGGCCTTCGCCCAGCCCGTGGGCAAGTTTGGCAACGTCAGCTATGAAGAGAAAACCGACCGCTACTGCTTCCGCGAAGTGCAGCCGAGCACGCTGGTGCCGCGCGTCGATTGCCGCAGCAGGCAGGATTGGGCCGACGCGGGCCTGACCATCAGCCGCAAGTCGGCCGTCCAGCTTGCCCGGCGCTGAGGCGCAGTGCCTCCCGGCGAGAGGAAGCCGGGAGGCTGCCCAGATGGGGCGGATTTTGCGGCAGGTCGCGCCAGACCCGCGATCAACGCCGGAACGGCGTCGCCCCGATGTCGTTGGTTCGACGGACGCGGCCCGCGCATGGTTATCACGGGGCGGCCTGCGACCGATGGAGCGTCCCGTCCCGCCTTCCGGGGCAAAGGCGGGACGCTTTTTCCGTGTTACGCTGCTGCGAGCTGCGGTAATTGGCCGGACCGATCCGGATTCTTTCTGAAAATTGATGGCGGGTCTCGACCGGAAATCGACGCGACAGTCGAAGTTCACAGTGTCGTGAGGCTGATTTCGGGGAAAAGCACCGGTGATGCTCCTGCGACGCGCCGACGGCGCGCCTGTGAAGCGACACGCGCATCGAAATCGGGTCATCACCACGCCTCGGTGACGCGACAGTGGGGCGACAGTGAAGCGACGCCCGTGCGCCAGCAGGCGGTTGCGGAGCGACCGCGAGATGGCGTGAAGATCGTGTGATTGATCCATTTCCAAGGGTAGATCAGAGAAAGGCGGAGTAGGACAGCTGAGTTAGGCGGTCTGGAAGCGACCATTCTTGGCCACTCCCCAAAATCTTCCGTATCGCTGAAACCGGACACTCATTCAGGTGGCACATTGAAGGCTGCATCACCAAATCTAGCCAATAAAGCTTATTGAGGGATCGCAACAGCCGGGCGTTACTTGTCCTGCTTACATGCAAGATCGGCGGCGAAGACCCTCCAGCCGGCAACCAATGCGTCGCGTTGACGACTCGAGCCGCCGTTCACAATTGATCCGAAGCTCTCGCCGGTGATTTGATTGAGCACCGCATCAAGTCCATCCACGACCTGCTCTGGCCCGTAGTGACGCATCCCCTCGAACGCGTCTGGGGCGTGGTTCACGAGGGAGATCGCCTGCGTGCGTAGATGGCGACGATCATCCATCTGCGCAATGATAGCAGGCACTGCTACATTACCCAACGCTTCAAGCTGGTCGAATACATGCTGTTGCCGATCGCCATCGACTTGACCGAGACTGGCGATGAGCGCGCGCACCTTCGCGAAGTGGGGAAGCGTGGTATTGGCCCGCCACGATGCGACGATCTTCGCCTGCCGTGAAGCTTCGGCGCGTGTAGCGGCGACCGTCAGGTCAGTCGCCCGCTTCAATGCGTCCGGCGTATAGCCAGCGAAGTATAGGCTAACAGGACCATCATCTCCTCGGTTAAGAAATAGGATGGCCGGTTCGCCCGCTAAGCCAAGCATTGCAGCATTAGATGGCTTGTATGTGGCATCCTGCGGATAGAAGCGGACAGTCGCACTGCTCATGCCTTCGCCTTTCACGACGCTCTCGACCTTTATAGGGATGTCCAGATACCCCGGTGACGGCTTTGCCGCTTCCTCGGTAAGTCGTTGCTTCGACACATCCATCTTGCCGATAAGCACAATGCTGGACCCAGCGAGCAGCGTGGCGAGCTTTGGGTCCGATGGGCAGAGGCGCGCTGAGGTAGGCGAGGAGTTGGAGATTGGAGAGACGCCGAATCCAAAAACAATCGCGAGAAGTGTAATCCGCATGATCATGATGATGACGATGCCACTTCCGGCGCACGCTCGCTATCGACGATTGTTGCCGCTTGATTTTTACTGTCCAAGGTAAGCTATCGTCGCTCCTCTCTCCAAAAGCTGACTGTCGCAAATCCACCCGCAGCGGACGTTTCTAATTCCTCCCCAAGCTTGCCTTGGGGAGTTCAATGGAGACACGTGTCTCCATTGAACAGTGCGCAGCGCTGACGGAGGGGCTATGCCGCAAACGCACCTCTCTCGCCTTCGGCGGTCGCCCTCCCCAAGCAAGCTTGGGGAGGATTATCGGGCAGTCCGCTCTCCACCCCATTCCGCCACGCGATCAGGTGTGGTGACACTTGCTTTGCCGGGTCTGGGCCTTTCTCACGGCAGCGCCGGCGCTGCCCCATGCGCTTCGCCCATGCGGCGGATGGCGGTGACCTTGGCGTGGAGCGGGGACCAGTCGTCGGACTGGTCGATCGCGCTCCAGATCGCTTCCACCTCGTCGATATGCATGGAGCAGGGCGCCGCGTCCGACCAATAGGCGTGGTCGCGGGCGCCAGGGACGGGCGGGTGGTCGGCCAGCGTGTCGCGCAGTTCGGCCCAGATGGGTTCGCTGTAACGCGCCGGATTGCGGGGCGTGCCGCCGCGCCAGTCGTGAAAGAATGTATCGATCGGCGTCGCGGTGGTCATCATCGCGCGCACGGCGGTTTCGGTCATGGCGGCACTGTCCGCACCCGGCAGGACGCCGAGGCGCCAGCAGAAGCGGCGCTGCATCGCCTGCGCATAGAGGGCGGGGAAGCGTTCGAGCTGTTCGATCAGCGGCGGGCCTTCGGTAAGCGGCCGCAGCGACACGGCGAGCTGGGCGACGTCCCAGTGGATCGCCTCGGCCTGGCGGGCGAAGGCGTAGAGGCCGGCATGGTCGAAATAGGCGGCGGTGAAGCCCGCGTCCCAGAGCGGCGTGAAGCGCCAGGGGCCATAGTCGAAGCTTTCGCCGGTCACATTGATATTGTCGCTGTTGAGTACGCCATGGACGAAGCCGGCGACCATGTAGCTGGCGGCCAGGTCGGCGGTGCGATCGACTACGCGGCCGAGCAGTTGGGCGGGCGGGTTGTCGCCGGGTTGTTCCCCATAGAGGCGGGTGAGGGCATAGTCGGTCAATTTTTCGAGCAGCCCATTATCCTCGATATAGGCGGCGCGCTGGAAGCTGCCGATGCGGATATGCGAATGGCTGAGGCGGACCATCGCCGCGCCGCGCGTGGGCGAGGGTTCGTCATTGCGCTCCAGCGCTTCGCCGGTCTCGATGATCGAGAAGGTCTTCGACGTGTTGGCGCCCAGCGCCTCCAGCATCTCGGTCGCCAAAATCTCGCGCACGCCGCCCTTGAGCGTCAGGCGCCCATCGCCGAAGCGGCTATAGGGGGTCTGGCCCGATCCCTTGGTGCCAAGGTCGAGCAGGCGGCCGTCCGCGTCGCGCATCTGGGCGAAGAGGAAGCCGCGGCCGTCGCCGATATCGGGATTATAATGGCGGAACTGATGGCCATGGTAACGCAGGGCAAGCGGCTGGGGGAGCGTGTCGGGCAGGGGCGCGAAGCGGCCGAAATGGGCGATCCATTCGGCGTCGCTCAGATGATCGAGGCCGACGGTGGCGGCGGCGCGGTCATTGCGGAACCGCAACAGGGTCTGTGGAAAGTCCGCAGCATGCACCGGATCGGCGATGTCGGGCATCAGCGCGGTGATTTCCGTGGCGGGGTGGTAATTGGCGGCTTGCGGCTTGTTGTCCATGCGGCGATATGGGGGAGCATGGGCGGAAGGATCAAGCTTGACCGGCTATAGTGACGCATATTGGTGGTCCCCGGATGGACTGCGGCTGCATTATCGCGACTATGCGGGCGGCGAGGACGGGCGGCCGCCCGTGCTGTGCCTGCCGGGGCTGACCCGCAATGCGCGCGATTTCGAGCCGCTGGCGCAGCGGCTGGCGGGCGAGTGGCGGGTGATCTGCCCGGATATGCGGGGGCGCGCGGAAAGCGCCTACGCCAAGGATCCGATGAGCTATGTGCCGCTCACCTATTTGCAGGATATCGGCCGGTTGCTGGCGGATCTGGCGATCACCCGCTTCGTGGCGGTCGGCACGTCGCTGGGCGGGATCATCACGATGCTGATCGCGGCGACCCATCGCGAATGGCTGGCGGGCGCGGTGCTGAACGATGTCGGCCCGACGCTGGACGAGGCGGGGCTGGAGCGGATTCGCGGCTATGTCGGCGTCGGCCAGTCGCACCCGAGCTGGGTCCATGCGGCCCGCGCGCTGGAGGAGGCGAATGGCGATGTCTATCCGGCCTATGGGCTGGAGCAGTGGCTGGCGATGGCCAAGCGGCTCTATCGGCTGAACAGCGGCGGGCGGATCGTGCTCGACTATGACATGCGCATCGCCGAGCCGCTGCGCGCGCCGGGCGGCGAGGCCGGTGTCGACATGTGGCCGGTGATGGCGGCGTTTCAGGGCATTCCGACCCTGTTGCTGCGTGGCGGCCGATCGGACCTGCTGAGTGCGTCGACGGCGGAGCGGATGGCGCGCGAGGTGGGGCCAAGCGCGGAACTGGTGACGGTGCCCGATGTCGGCCATGCGCCGGCACTGGACGAGCCGGAGGCCGCGGCCGGGATCGACCGTTTGCTGGAGCGCGTGCTGCGTGGTTGATGGCGGCGGCGTGAGGCGGGGCGATCCGCCGCGCATCCTGCATATCCATGGCAGCTTCACGCTGGGCGGCAAGGAAGCCCGCGCGATCCGGCTGATGAACATCTGGGGCGACAAGGCGCGGCACAGCATCGTCAGCGCCGCGCCCGAGGCGCTCGGTGCCCGCAGCGCGATCGCGCCGCAGGTGCCGGTCGATTTTCCCCAAGCGCCGCCCTTTGCCGGGCGGCCGGGGCTGGCGCGGTTCCGCGCGATCGCGCAGTTCCTGTCCGGCTATGACCTGGTGCTGGGCTATAATTGGGGGGCGATGGACGGGGTGATGGCGCACCGGCTGTTCGCCCGGTCGATGCGCCTGCCGCCGCTGATCCATCATGAGGATGGCTTCAACGCCGATGAGGCGGCGGGGCTGAAGCCGCAGCGCAATCTCTATCGGCGCATGGCGCTGGGGCGGGCGCAGGCGCTGGTCGTGCCCTCGGCCCGGCTGGAGCAGATCGCGCATCAGGCGTGGAAGCAGCCGGCCGGCAAGGTGCATCTGATCCGCAACGGCATCGATGTGGCGCGCTATGCGCAGGCGCCGGCACCGGATGCGATACCGGGGCTGGTGCGCACGCCGGGCAAGCTGCTGGTCGGCACGCTGGCGGGGTTGCGCGCGGTTAAGAATATCCCGCGACTGGTGCGCGCGGTGGCGGCCCATCGCGAACGGCTGCAACTGGTGGTGGTGGGCGAGGGGCCGGAGCGCGACGCGATCCTGGCCGAGGCCGCGGCGCAGGGGCTGGACGATATCTGCCTGGCCGGGTTCATGACCGATCCCTGGCGCTTCGTCGGCCTGTTCGACATTTTTGCCTTGTCGTCGGACAGCGAGCAGTTCCCGATCTCGCTGGTGGAGGCAATGGCGGCCGGGCTGCCGGTGGCGTCCACCGATGTCGGCGATGTCGCCAATATGGTGGCGCCGGCCAATCGTCCCTTTGTCGTGGCGGACGAGAGGGGGCTGGCCGACGCGCTGGGGACGCTGGCCGCCGACCCGGAATTGCGCGCCGCATTGGGGGCGGCAAACCGGGCGCGGGCGCAGCGCGATTATGACGAAAAGACCATGGTCGACGCCTATGCCGCATTATATGGCGAGGCTCTGGCCAGCCCCCACATTTTGCGCTAGGGCGCCCTACAGTTCGTCATCCCTGACAAAAACTGTTATAGGACGACATTTCAACCGGTCTGGGGAGGCCGGTTCATTTCGCGGGAGAAGTCGTTGTTCAAGGGTTTGAAACCCATCGTCTATGGTGGCCGTGAAGTCTGGCCGCTGGTCGAAGGTGGCAAGGGTGTTGCTGTTTCCAACCATGCCAGTTCGGGCGCCTGGGCGGCTGCCGGGGGCATCGGCACGGTATCTGCGGTCAATGCCGACAGCTATGACTCCATGGGCAATATCATCCCGCAAATCTATCATGGCCGCACCCGCCGCGACCGCCATGAGGAACTGATCGCCTATGCCATCGATGGTGCCGTCGAGCAGGTGAAGCGCGCCTATGAGATTGCCGGCGGCAAGGGTGCGATCAACATCAACGTGCTGTGGGAAATGGGCGGTGCGCAGCGCGTGCTGCACGGCGTGCTGGAAAAGACCAAGGGCATGGTCGCCGGCGTCACCTGTGGCGCGGGCATGCCCTACAAGCTCAGCGAAATCGCTGCCTCCTACAATGTCAGCTATCTGCCGATCGTGTCGTCGGGCCGGGCCTTCCGTGCGCTGTGGAAGCGCGCATATTCCAAGGCGTCGGAATGGCTGGGCGCGGTGGTCTATGAAGATCCCTGGCTGGCCGGCGGCCACAACGGCCTGTCCAACGCGGAAGATCCGCGCGCGCCGCAGGACCCCTATCCGCGCGTTCGCGACCTGCGCGCCACGATGCGCGAAGGTGGCATTTCCGACGACGTGCCGATCGTCATGGCCGGCGGCGTCTGGGCGCTCAAGGACTGGAACGACTGGATCGACAATCCCGAGCTGGGCGCGATCATGTTCCAGTTCGGCACCCGTCCGCTGCTGACCCAGGAAAGCCCGATCCCGCAGGACTGGAAGGACCGGCTGATGCAGCTGGAACCGGGCGACGTGCTGCTGCACAAATTCTCGCCCACCGGCTTCTACAGCTCGGCGATCCGCAATCCCTTCCTGCGCTCGCTCGAAGCGCGGTCGGACCGCCAGATCCCGTTCAGCACCGAGCAGGCGGGCGATCATACCCATCAGCTCGACGCGGGCGTGAAGGGCAAGAATTTCTGGGTGACGGTCGGCGACCTGCTGCGTGCGCGCGAATGGGTGGGCCAAGGCTTCACCTCCGCGCTCAAGACGCCGGAC
Encoded here:
- the cobA gene encoding uroporphyrinogen-III C-methyltransferase — its product is MADIAPATVHLVGAGPGDPELLTIKAVRLIRDARLIVHDGLVSDDILALAGPQTELVSVAKQRSRHSMPQEAINALLVRFALAGEPVVRLKGGDPFIFGRGGEEVDACRAADVPVEVVPGISAAIGAAAQAQLPLTHREASSAVSFVAGQCKGLTTQDWSGLAGKGRTLVIYMGVATASDIADKLMADGVSPAIPVAVLENGTRADMRSLRTLLADLGDMVAREEVKSPALIVVGDVAAHALARDVLADWAAKGESISEMRS
- the astD gene encoding succinylglutamate-semialdehyde dehydrogenase, coding for MSAALTSHEPATGALLWQGESGDVDDIVARARSGWPRWAAQPVAFRIETLRRFVNVVRAHEEELADLIARETGKPLWDARTEVTAVMAKIDTSVAAYSERTGQRRLEANLGARQSVRHKPHGVMAVLGPYNFPAHLPNGHIIPALLAGNAVIFKPSEKTPAVGEMLVRFYHEAGVPTDAVQLLLGGAEEGKALAAHADVAGILFTGSAQTGIAINRQFATQPGKILALEMGGNNPLVVWDTPEIGAAAALVIQSAFLSSGQRCTAASRLIVRDAMADALIAEVKKLADRLIVDHPHADPQPYMGPVIDNPTADGLTESFLYLMSHGGRPIKHMVRPQKGLPFLTPAIIDVTAMKERPDVELFGPLLQIVRVPDFETAIAEANSSRYGLSASLVGGSPEQYAQFWGNVRAGVINWNRPTNGASGIAPFGGVGVSGNHRPSAYYAADYCAYPVASAEIEQPRATIGIGLKDIDVSAMGD
- a CDS encoding RBBP9/YdeN family alpha/beta hydrolase; the protein is MTIHTLSDDQTPTILTVPGLMNSGPGHWQSLWEQSLPDCHRVELGSWDAPHRNAWITNLGHAIAQVNGPVILAAHSLGCHAVAWWAAFETGQLRDKVAGTLLVAPPEVDSGAVDRRLVGFGPTPKGLLPFPSIVVASRNDPYIDFASARRLAQFWGSQFADAGESGHINAASDLGEWNFGQFLLHRLTDRTAPSDLAAVRNEEARRSAEMSIRYGF
- a CDS encoding protein adenylyltransferase SelO family protein translates to MDNKPQAANYHPATEITALMPDIADPVHAADFPQTLLRFRNDRAAATVGLDHLSDAEWIAHFGRFAPLPDTLPQPLALRYHGHQFRHYNPDIGDGRGFLFAQMRDADGRLLDLGTKGSGQTPYSRFGDGRLTLKGGVREILATEMLEALGANTSKTFSIIETGEALERNDEPSPTRGAAMVRLSHSHIRIGSFQRAAYIEDNGLLEKLTDYALTRLYGEQPGDNPPAQLLGRVVDRTADLAASYMVAGFVHGVLNSDNINVTGESFDYGPWRFTPLWDAGFTAAYFDHAGLYAFARQAEAIHWDVAQLAVSLRPLTEGPPLIEQLERFPALYAQAMQRRFCWRLGVLPGADSAAMTETAVRAMMTTATPIDTFFHDWRGGTPRNPARYSEPIWAELRDTLADHPPVPGARDHAYWSDAAPCSMHIDEVEAIWSAIDQSDDWSPLHAKVTAIRRMGEAHGAAPALP
- a CDS encoding alpha/beta fold hydrolase: MTGYSDAYWWSPDGLRLHYRDYAGGEDGRPPVLCLPGLTRNARDFEPLAQRLAGEWRVICPDMRGRAESAYAKDPMSYVPLTYLQDIGRLLADLAITRFVAVGTSLGGIITMLIAATHREWLAGAVLNDVGPTLDEAGLERIRGYVGVGQSHPSWVHAARALEEANGDVYPAYGLEQWLAMAKRLYRLNSGGRIVLDYDMRIAEPLRAPGGEAGVDMWPVMAAFQGIPTLLLRGGRSDLLSASTAERMAREVGPSAELVTVPDVGHAPALDEPEAAAGIDRLLERVLRG
- a CDS encoding glycosyltransferase; this translates as MVDGGGVRRGDPPRILHIHGSFTLGGKEARAIRLMNIWGDKARHSIVSAAPEALGARSAIAPQVPVDFPQAPPFAGRPGLARFRAIAQFLSGYDLVLGYNWGAMDGVMAHRLFARSMRLPPLIHHEDGFNADEAAGLKPQRNLYRRMALGRAQALVVPSARLEQIAHQAWKQPAGKVHLIRNGIDVARYAQAPAPDAIPGLVRTPGKLLVGTLAGLRAVKNIPRLVRAVAAHRERLQLVVVGEGPERDAILAEAAAQGLDDICLAGFMTDPWRFVGLFDIFALSSDSEQFPISLVEAMAAGLPVASTDVGDVANMVAPANRPFVVADERGLADALGTLAADPELRAALGAANRARAQRDYDEKTMVDAYAALYGEALASPHILR
- a CDS encoding NAD(P)H-dependent flavin oxidoreductase, producing MFKGLKPIVYGGREVWPLVEGGKGVAVSNHASSGAWAAAGGIGTVSAVNADSYDSMGNIIPQIYHGRTRRDRHEELIAYAIDGAVEQVKRAYEIAGGKGAININVLWEMGGAQRVLHGVLEKTKGMVAGVTCGAGMPYKLSEIAASYNVSYLPIVSSGRAFRALWKRAYSKASEWLGAVVYEDPWLAGGHNGLSNAEDPRAPQDPYPRVRDLRATMREGGISDDVPIVMAGGVWALKDWNDWIDNPELGAIMFQFGTRPLLTQESPIPQDWKDRLMQLEPGDVLLHKFSPTGFYSSAIRNPFLRSLEARSDRQIPFSTEQAGDHTHQLDAGVKGKNFWVTVGDLLRAREWVGQGFTSALKTPDNTLVFVTEEEKAEIRKDQTDCMGCLSQCSFSSWMDSETNSTGRLADPRSFCIQKSLQESVHGGDLDKNLLFAGHAAYRFKQDPFYSNGFVPTVKQLVDRILTGD